A part of Methanohalobium evestigatum Z-7303 genomic DNA contains:
- a CDS encoding elongation factor 1-beta, giving the protein MGQVAAKIKVMPESVDTDLEELKKKIEEALPEETELHGTSEEPIAFGLKALMLDISVSDKEGGTEEVEEAFMNVPGVDNVQVVGLGRGL; this is encoded by the coding sequence ATGGGACAAGTCGCCGCAAAAATTAAAGTAATGCCTGAAAGTGTAGATACCGACCTTGAAGAGCTTAAAAAGAAGATTGAAGAAGCGTTACCAGAAGAGACTGAATTACACGGTACATCTGAAGAACCAATAGCCTTCGGGTTAAAAGCACTTATGCTTGATATTTCTGTAAGTGACAAAGAAGGCGGAACCGAAGAAGTTGAAGAAGCCTTTATGAACGTTCCCGGCGTGGACAACGTTCAGGTAGTTGGGCTTGGCAGGGGTCTTTAA
- a CDS encoding HVO_2753 family zinc finger protein, producing MAKPEVKYCTTCGVHLAERGFVRFPCPSCSTELGRCINCRQQSNPYTCPNCGFEGP from the coding sequence ATGGCAAAACCAGAAGTCAAATACTGTACAACATGCGGAGTACATCTGGCAGAACGTGGGTTTGTACGTTTTCCGTGTCCTTCGTGCTCTACTGAACTTGGTAGATGTATAAACTGTAGACAGCAAAGTAACCCATATACATGTCCTAATTGTGGGTTTGAGGGACCATGA
- the dnaJ gene encoding molecular chaperone DnaJ has product MTTTRDYYEILGVSKDASQDEIKKAYRKLAMKYHPDKSDDPDAEEKFKEISEAYGVLSDPDKRAQYDKFGHSGIDSRYTEEDIFGSADFGDFGFGDIFDMFFGGGGRRRSGPSRGSDLRYDLSITLEDAAFGLNTEIDVPRAEKCGECEGTGAKDGKVKNCPTCHGRGQITQTRSTPLGRFMTTSICSTCYGQGQVAETPCPSCSGTGKVKRTAKVPVKVPPGSYDGLRLKVSGEGEQGSPGAPPGDLYIVLHVKPHDTFERVGDDIACEIPITITQAALGTTITVPTLYGNVNMKVPSETQTNTIFRLKDKGMPHLNGRGHGDQHVKVIVKTPTNLTSEQKRILQELDETLAGENESKARKGDKSIFDKVKGAFEV; this is encoded by the coding sequence ATGACCACCACGCGCGATTATTATGAAATACTTGGGGTATCAAAAGATGCTTCACAGGATGAAATAAAAAAAGCATACAGAAAACTTGCAATGAAATATCATCCTGACAAGAGTGATGACCCAGATGCAGAAGAAAAATTCAAGGAGATTTCAGAAGCATATGGTGTGTTATCTGACCCTGATAAAAGAGCTCAATACGATAAGTTCGGTCATTCAGGAATAGATAGCAGATACACTGAAGAAGATATATTCGGTTCAGCAGATTTCGGTGACTTTGGATTCGGCGATATTTTTGACATGTTCTTCGGCGGTGGTGGCAGACGCAGAAGCGGACCATCCAGAGGGTCTGACCTTCGCTATGATTTAAGCATTACTCTTGAAGATGCTGCCTTTGGGCTTAATACAGAAATTGATGTGCCAAGAGCAGAAAAATGCGGTGAATGTGAAGGAACAGGTGCCAAAGATGGTAAAGTAAAAAACTGTCCAACCTGTCATGGACGAGGACAGATAACACAAACCCGAAGCACACCACTTGGGCGTTTCATGACAACGTCTATATGCAGTACCTGCTATGGTCAGGGACAGGTGGCAGAGACTCCATGTCCTTCATGTAGTGGTACTGGTAAAGTTAAAAGAACGGCAAAAGTACCGGTCAAAGTACCGCCGGGTTCTTATGATGGACTGCGTTTGAAAGTAAGCGGTGAAGGAGAACAGGGATCTCCGGGAGCACCACCTGGAGACCTTTATATAGTGCTCCATGTCAAACCACATGATACATTTGAACGTGTTGGTGATGACATAGCATGTGAAATACCGATTACTATTACACAGGCAGCATTGGGAACAACAATAACTGTTCCGACTTTGTATGGCAATGTCAATATGAAGGTTCCATCCGAGACCCAGACAAATACCATATTCAGATTGAAAGATAAAGGAATGCCACATCTTAACGGTCGAGGTCATGGCGACCAGCATGTAAAAGTCATCGTCAAAACGCCGACAAATCTTACATCAGAGCAGAAGCGTATTCTACAAGAACTTGATGAAACTCTGGCTGGTGAAAATGAATCAAAGGCAAGGAAGGGCGACAAAAGCATCTTTGACAAAGTAAAAGGTGCATTTGAAGTCTGA
- a CDS encoding TrkH family potassium uptake protein encodes MNVHIIFNIIGRLLLLLGFIMIIPLFVALYYGEPIEPFTVAITMTILVGTVFLFLFRSTEDEWHHREGFAIVALGWLFAAIFGSIPYMLDGVTPLNAFFESMSGFTTTGSTVFVNIEAHPKGILFWRNMTEWLGGMGIIVLFIAILPKLGVAGRQMFRAEVPGPQEDKLKPRIRETSKILWMVYLVVSIAEAIALKLAGLSVYDAVTHTFTTVSCGGFSPYARSIEAFGSPLVETIIMVFIFISGANFALHYKTLYASRKSLIKDDEFKFYSFVIFSAIALLTLILWRDINIPIIESLRYAAFQVLTIITTTGYATTDFIAWPHSAQMILLILMFAGGCAGSTAGGPKMVRWLLMLKYSRREIFKVIHRRAVTRIKFNKKSVPEDIMQSVISFIAIYFLIFAASSVLLGLLGMDLVSSITASIATLGNIGPGLGAVGPMDNFDVVPALGKVALIGNMWMGRLEIFTVFVMLTPEYWKKW; translated from the coding sequence ATGAATGTTCATATAATTTTTAATATTATAGGACGATTGCTTTTACTTCTTGGATTTATTATGATTATTCCTCTATTTGTGGCTTTATATTATGGGGAACCCATCGAGCCATTTACAGTGGCTATCACAATGACCATACTTGTTGGAACAGTTTTTTTATTTTTGTTCAGGTCTACAGAAGATGAATGGCATCATAGGGAAGGATTTGCGATTGTTGCATTGGGGTGGTTGTTTGCTGCAATTTTTGGTTCGATTCCTTATATGTTGGATGGCGTAACTCCATTGAATGCTTTTTTTGAATCCATGTCTGGATTTACAACTACAGGTTCTACAGTTTTTGTTAATATTGAAGCTCATCCCAAAGGAATCCTTTTCTGGAGAAATATGACTGAATGGCTTGGAGGCATGGGGATTATTGTATTGTTCATTGCCATACTTCCAAAACTTGGTGTTGCAGGCAGGCAGATGTTTAGAGCAGAGGTTCCAGGACCTCAGGAAGATAAACTTAAACCCAGAATAAGAGAAACCTCTAAAATATTGTGGATGGTATATTTAGTGGTATCAATTGCCGAGGCAATAGCCTTAAAACTTGCAGGACTATCAGTTTATGATGCTGTAACCCATACTTTTACTACTGTTTCGTGTGGTGGTTTCTCTCCTTATGCACGAAGTATTGAAGCATTTGGTAGTCCTCTCGTAGAAACAATAATAATGGTTTTTATCTTTATTTCGGGAGCAAACTTTGCACTTCATTATAAAACACTATATGCAAGCAGAAAGAGTTTGATAAAAGATGATGAGTTTAAGTTCTATTCATTTGTTATTTTTTCTGCAATAGCATTGCTGACTCTTATACTCTGGAGAGATATTAATATACCGATTATTGAATCATTGAGGTATGCAGCTTTTCAGGTTCTTACTATTATAACAACTACTGGATATGCGACAACAGATTTTATTGCCTGGCCTCATTCTGCACAGATGATATTGCTAATTCTTATGTTTGCTGGGGGATGTGCAGGTTCAACAGCCGGAGGTCCTAAAATGGTTCGATGGCTATTAATGTTAAAATATAGCCGCAGAGAAATATTCAAAGTAATCCACAGGAGAGCAGTTACAAGAATAAAATTTAATAAGAAAAGTGTTCCGGAAGATATTATGCAATCAGTTATATCCTTTATTGCGATATATTTTTTAATATTTGCAGCAAGTTCGGTTCTACTGGGTTTACTTGGAATGGACCTTGTAAGTTCTATAACTGCATCGATAGCAACACTTGGCAATATTGGTCCCGGATTGGGGGCTGTTGGACCAATGGATAACTTTGATGTTGTTCCTGCATTGGGTAAAGTAGCCCTTATAGGGAATATGTGGATGGGGAGGCTTGAAATCTTCACCGTGTTTGTAATGCTAACACCTGAATACTGGAAAAAATGGTAA
- the dnaK gene encoding molecular chaperone DnaK has protein sequence MGKIIGIDLGTTNSCMAIMEGGEPNVIPNAEGSRITPSVVGFSKKGELLVGQVAKRQLIANPDNTVYSIKRHMGEQDYKVTLQDKEYTPQEISAKILRKMKDDTEDYLGEELQDAVITVPAYFNDAQRQATKDAGRIAGFNVKRIINEPTAAALAYGIDKEEEQKILVYDLGGGTFDVSILDIGDGVYEVVSTTGDSHLGGDDFDQRLVNHLVKKFKEEEGLDLSQDRSALQRLTDAAEKAKIELSSVTTTNVNLPFITADANGQPKHLDIDVSRSQFQQLTEDLVEETVDLMQQALKDANLTANDINKVLLVGGSTRMPAVTDAINKVVGKEPYKNINPDEAVAVGAAIQGGVLSGETEELLLLDVTPLTLGIETEGGVMTPLIERNTTIPTKKTQVFSTAEDNQTAVDVHVLQGERPMAKDNQSLGRFRLEGIPAAPRGVPQIEVTFDIDANGILNVSAKDLGTNKEQSITIEKPGALSEDEINQMVKEAEEHAEEDKKRKEEVETRNRADTLVNSADKTLEEAKDVITEDEKSKIENAKSELQEALKGDDIEDIKSKTETLQNAIYEVSQKMYQQAQEQAQQQAETEGAESAGGSSEEDVVDADYEDSDEKKQ, from the coding sequence ATGGGAAAAATAATAGGAATTGATCTTGGAACAACAAACTCATGCATGGCGATAATGGAAGGTGGAGAACCCAATGTAATACCAAATGCTGAAGGTTCACGTATAACACCTTCGGTTGTAGGTTTCTCCAAAAAGGGAGAATTACTTGTTGGACAGGTGGCAAAAAGACAGTTAATTGCAAACCCTGACAACACAGTATACTCAATCAAAAGACACATGGGTGAGCAGGATTACAAGGTAACTCTCCAGGATAAAGAATATACACCACAGGAAATATCCGCAAAAATCCTTCGTAAAATGAAAGACGATACAGAAGATTACCTCGGTGAGGAACTTCAAGATGCGGTGATTACTGTACCTGCATACTTTAATGATGCACAGAGACAGGCAACTAAAGATGCAGGTAGAATTGCAGGGTTCAATGTAAAACGTATCATCAACGAACCGACAGCAGCAGCTCTTGCATATGGAATTGACAAAGAAGAAGAGCAAAAGATTCTTGTGTATGACCTTGGTGGTGGAACATTCGATGTATCCATCCTTGACATCGGAGATGGAGTTTATGAAGTAGTTTCAACAACAGGAGACTCTCATCTAGGAGGAGACGATTTCGATCAGAGGCTTGTAAACCATCTTGTTAAAAAATTCAAAGAAGAAGAAGGACTCGACCTTTCACAGGACAGGTCAGCTCTCCAGCGTTTAACAGATGCAGCTGAAAAAGCAAAGATAGAGCTTTCCAGTGTCACTACAACAAATGTAAATCTGCCGTTTATTACAGCCGATGCTAATGGTCAGCCAAAACACCTTGATATTGATGTTTCAAGGTCACAGTTCCAGCAGTTAACTGAAGATTTGGTTGAAGAAACCGTAGACCTGATGCAGCAGGCATTAAAAGATGCAAACCTTACAGCCAACGACATCAACAAAGTTCTCCTTGTTGGTGGTTCTACCAGAATGCCTGCAGTAACTGATGCAATCAACAAGGTAGTCGGTAAAGAACCATACAAGAACATCAACCCTGATGAAGCAGTTGCAGTAGGTGCAGCAATCCAGGGCGGAGTACTTAGTGGTGAAACAGAAGAACTTCTGTTGCTCGATGTAACACCTCTGACACTTGGTATTGAAACAGAAGGCGGAGTGATGACTCCACTTATTGAAAGAAATACTACAATACCTACTAAAAAGACTCAGGTATTCTCAACGGCTGAAGATAACCAGACTGCAGTGGACGTCCATGTGCTTCAGGGTGAACGTCCAATGGCAAAAGATAATCAGTCACTTGGTCGATTCAGGCTTGAAGGAATCCCAGCAGCACCAAGAGGTGTCCCACAGATCGAAGTTACATTCGATATCGATGCCAATGGTATCCTTAATGTAAGTGCCAAGGATCTTGGAACCAATAAAGAGCAATCCATTACTATCGAGAAACCAGGTGCACTTTCCGAAGACGAAATCAACCAGATGGTAAAAGAAGCAGAGGAACACGCAGAAGAAGACAAGAAACGCAAGGAAGAAGTCGAAACCAGAAACAGAGCCGACACACTTGTAAACTCTGCAGATAAGACCCTTGAAGAAGCAAAAGATGTCATAACCGAAGATGAAAAATCCAAGATTGAAAATGCCAAATCCGAACTTCAGGAAGCACTCAAAGGCGATGACATCGAGGATATAAAATCCAAGACAGAGACACTGCAAAACGCTATATATGAAGTATCCCAGAAGATGTACCAACAGGCTCAGGAACAGGCACAACAGCAGGCTGAAACTGAAGGTGCAGAATCTGCTGGTGGTTCATCTGAAGAAGATGTTGTCGATGCAGATTATGAAGACAGCGATGAAAAGAAACAGTAA
- a CDS encoding ATP-grasp domain-containing protein: protein MIKDTINPISDNEVTAIMKILLAEYSVGAGLGGTYLLEGKCMLETIANSFTRVGHEVIYPSSDTVISSGFPVESDSSNFEYIIEMLAKKCDAGLVIAPDELLPVLTRIIENNTINLGCPPEAVDKCVDKIKCSEFLSKSNIPIPKTTREIKNGWWVIKPRYGSASENTFVTSIKGYKPENNYIATEYIDGEHVSVSLISGDNQLPLTVNKQLIDIPQINDSEIKYNGNLTPYSTSKKQKLYNIAVSASRLLDCRGYVGIDFILNNDTPYIVDVNPRPTTSLVSICNVMKEEIAELLIKNRFEKLPNSVEIHGQHSFLKEDLK from the coding sequence TTGATAAAAGATACGATAAACCCTATATCCGATAATGAGGTCACAGCTATTATGAAAATATTACTGGCAGAATATTCAGTCGGTGCTGGTCTTGGTGGTACATATCTTCTTGAAGGAAAGTGTATGTTGGAAACTATTGCAAATAGCTTCACAAGAGTGGGGCATGAAGTTATTTATCCCTCATCAGATACTGTCATATCGTCAGGATTTCCAGTTGAATCAGATAGCAGCAATTTTGAATACATAATAGAAATGTTGGCAAAAAAATGTGATGCAGGACTTGTTATCGCTCCTGATGAGCTCCTTCCAGTATTAACCCGAATTATAGAAAACAATACAATAAACCTTGGATGCCCTCCTGAAGCCGTTGATAAGTGTGTGGATAAGATTAAATGCAGTGAATTTCTTTCAAAATCAAATATCCCCATACCAAAAACCACCAGAGAAATAAAAAACGGATGGTGGGTCATAAAACCCCGGTACGGCTCTGCATCAGAGAATACATTTGTAACTTCCATTAAAGGTTACAAACCTGAAAACAACTATATTGCTACTGAATATATAGATGGAGAACATGTTAGTGTCAGCCTCATATCCGGTGACAATCAACTCCCGTTAACAGTGAACAAACAACTGATAGATATACCACAAATAAACGATTCAGAAATTAAGTACAACGGAAATTTAACACCATATAGTACATCAAAAAAACAGAAATTATACAACATTGCAGTATCTGCTTCCAGATTACTTGATTGTCGCGGATACGTAGGTATTGATTTTATACTAAATAATGATACTCCTTACATAGTTGATGTGAACCCAAGACCAACCACATCCCTTGTTAGTATATGTAATGTTATGAAAGAGGAGATTGCAGAACTGCTAATTAAAAACCGCTTTGAAAAATTACCCAATTCAGTAGAAATTCATGGGCAGCATTCGTTTTTAAAAGAGGATTTAAAATGA
- the trkA gene encoding Trk system potassium transporter TrkA, with protein MKIVIIGAGEVGYHIANSLYENNDVIIIDRDDEACERADELDLQVIQGNGANVRLLTQVLTNADLLVAVTGSDEVNIVSCMAAKLVSKSKKPLKTMARVSNPDYIDKPVARRTQIGIDTMICPELAMASEVAEVLSIPSAIDAEFFADGKVEMIEFVAKDNTEIVGKQVKNLQLSESCIISALFRGGEVIIPHGDDAINSGDHVVIIGKTDEMKSIRGIFGEIGQNVNKVMIIGGGKVGFHLAQIAQKSGIKIKIIEHDKKRCEYIADVLPEVLVINGDGTDVNLLKEEEVSNMDTVFSVMDSDEKNLLSALLAKQFGVGKVIARVERSGYSPLFEMVGVDLAASPKQATINEVMKLSMGTGIEALTTIEGERAEIIEYIAYKNSKITGKPLKDIKFPSGAIVSMVIHGNEPFIPRGDHVIEDGDRVLIFSLPSAVTDVEKLFK; from the coding sequence ATGAAAATTGTAATAATTGGAGCAGGTGAAGTAGGGTATCATATTGCAAATTCTCTCTATGAAAACAATGATGTTATCATTATAGACAGGGATGATGAAGCATGTGAACGAGCAGATGAGTTGGATTTACAGGTAATACAGGGCAATGGTGCCAATGTCAGACTACTCACCCAGGTTCTTACCAATGCAGACCTTTTGGTAGCGGTAACAGGTTCTGATGAAGTTAATATTGTTTCCTGTATGGCTGCAAAATTGGTTTCTAAAAGTAAAAAGCCGTTAAAAACAATGGCAAGAGTAAGCAACCCTGATTATATAGATAAACCTGTAGCAAGACGTACACAAATCGGTATTGACACCATGATTTGTCCTGAACTTGCAATGGCTTCTGAAGTAGCGGAAGTGCTTTCTATACCTTCTGCAATTGATGCTGAATTTTTTGCCGACGGCAAAGTTGAAATGATTGAATTTGTCGCAAAAGACAACACCGAAATTGTGGGAAAACAGGTTAAAAACCTGCAACTTAGTGAATCCTGTATTATAAGTGCTCTTTTTAGAGGAGGAGAGGTGATAATACCTCATGGTGACGATGCTATAAATTCTGGAGACCACGTGGTTATTATTGGTAAAACAGATGAAATGAAGAGTATACGCGGGATATTTGGTGAAATAGGTCAAAATGTTAATAAAGTTATGATTATAGGTGGAGGCAAAGTTGGATTTCATCTTGCACAAATTGCACAAAAAAGTGGTATAAAAATAAAAATAATCGAACATGATAAGAAAAGATGTGAATATATAGCAGATGTTCTGCCAGAAGTGCTGGTGATTAATGGCGATGGAACTGATGTAAACCTTCTTAAAGAAGAAGAAGTAAGTAACATGGACACAGTTTTTTCGGTTATGGACAGCGATGAAAAAAACTTGCTGTCAGCACTTCTTGCAAAACAATTTGGTGTAGGTAAAGTTATTGCAAGAGTGGAGCGTTCTGGGTATAGCCCATTGTTTGAAATGGTAGGAGTGGATCTTGCCGCAAGTCCGAAACAAGCAACAATTAATGAAGTTATGAAATTATCAATGGGCACAGGTATAGAAGCACTTACAACAATTGAAGGTGAAAGAGCCGAAATCATAGAATATATCGCATATAAAAACTCTAAAATCACAGGAAAACCTTTAAAAGACATCAAGTTCCCAAGCGGAGCGATTGTGAGTATGGTCATACATGGTAATGAACCATTTATACCACGCGGTGATCATGTAATCGAAGATGGAGATCGTGTACTTATATTCTCGTTGCCATCGGCAGTAACAGATGTGGAAAAGCTATTCAAATAA
- a CDS encoding hydantoinase/oxoprolinase family protein, giving the protein MRNSTIGIDIGGANTKVSSNDGNFTELHYVPLWKNTVLPNILQEIARKIEPYRVAVVMTGELADCFDNKHNGIKFIMDSVDNAFNCEVNFVNVDGQFINDSNNINHLAAANWAASARIIGNEIGNCIFVDMGSTTTDIIPIIDGKHKAQYTDFKRLLHDELLYTGLLRTNIATVVDKMDLNEGSCRPSSELFATTADAYLMLGDISSDMYTCEPADNAGVEKNDALRRLARVVCSDLNEISNDDIEKIAQSVKEKQISLIREAISSVSKQYNLDKIVTAGIGEYIIKNAVEQLGFECLSVTDIWGPNVSKVFPAYAAANIYDL; this is encoded by the coding sequence ATGAGAAATAGTACTATTGGTATTGATATAGGAGGAGCGAACACAAAAGTTTCATCAAATGATGGAAATTTTACAGAACTTCATTATGTTCCGTTGTGGAAAAATACCGTTTTACCAAATATTTTACAGGAAATTGCCAGAAAAATTGAACCCTACAGAGTAGCTGTTGTTATGACAGGCGAACTTGCCGATTGTTTTGATAATAAACACAATGGTATCAAATTCATAATGGATAGTGTTGACAATGCATTCAATTGCGAGGTGAATTTTGTCAATGTTGACGGTCAGTTTATCAACGATTCCAACAATATAAATCATCTGGCTGCTGCCAACTGGGCTGCTTCTGCCCGTATTATTGGTAATGAAATAGGAAATTGTATATTTGTGGATATGGGGAGTACAACTACAGATATCATACCCATCATTGACGGAAAACATAAAGCACAATATACCGATTTCAAACGGTTGTTACATGATGAACTGTTATATACAGGACTTTTGAGAACAAACATTGCTACAGTAGTAGATAAAATGGATTTAAATGAAGGTTCCTGCAGACCTTCATCGGAACTTTTTGCCACAACTGCTGATGCCTATCTAATGTTAGGCGATATAAGCAGTGATATGTACACCTGTGAACCTGCCGACAATGCAGGTGTTGAGAAAAACGATGCATTGCGCCGATTGGCACGTGTGGTTTGTTCAGATCTTAATGAAATATCAAATGATGACATAGAAAAGATTGCACAAAGTGTTAAAGAAAAACAAATATCCCTTATAAGAGAAGCCATTTCATCAGTTTCAAAACAGTACAATCTGGATAAAATAGTCACTGCAGGAATAGGTGAATATATAATCAAAAACGCTGTAGAACAGCTTGGATTTGAGTGTCTTTCTGTTACTGATATATGGGGACCAAATGTGTCAAAAGTTTTCCCAGCCTATGCTGCAGCAAACATTTACGACTTATAA
- the grpE gene encoding nucleotide exchange factor GrpE, translated as MAEESDKYEAENSEVAENNAEGAESQNLNEESEMSSKDEEIERLNQQIEDLNQKYRRLAAEYDNFRKRASREKEELRKYGIENVVIDLLEVLDNFERALESARNTNDTNSIIEGIEMVYNQFYSTLNKYGLEKLICEGEEFDPYKHEALSHVEKSENPEDTVVDVCKPGYALNSKVIRPAMVTVSKKSESETEDENEDNNKDQE; from the coding sequence ATGGCAGAGGAATCAGATAAATATGAAGCAGAAAATTCTGAAGTAGCAGAAAATAATGCAGAGGGTGCTGAGTCCCAGAATCTGAATGAAGAATCTGAGATGTCATCAAAAGATGAGGAAATCGAAAGATTAAATCAGCAAATAGAGGATTTAAACCAGAAATATAGACGTCTTGCAGCAGAATATGATAATTTCAGAAAACGGGCATCACGTGAAAAAGAAGAACTCCGTAAATACGGCATTGAAAATGTTGTAATTGATTTACTTGAGGTTCTTGACAACTTTGAACGTGCATTGGAATCTGCCAGAAACACCAATGACACCAATTCCATAATTGAAGGAATTGAGATGGTATATAACCAGTTCTACTCAACACTTAACAAATATGGACTTGAAAAGCTTATCTGTGAGGGAGAAGAATTCGACCCCTACAAGCATGAAGCACTCTCACACGTTGAAAAAAGTGAAAATCCAGAAGATACAGTTGTTGATGTGTGCAAACCCGGTTATGCGCTAAATTCAAAGGTTATAAGACCTGCAATGGTCACTGTTTCAAAAAAAAGTGAATCTGAAACAGAAGATGAAAATGAAGATAACAACAAAGATCAGGAATAA
- a CDS encoding NAD(P)/FAD-dependent oxidoreductase — protein MKNQYDVIVVGAGPGGSIAAKTAAKNGLDVLLIEKRQEIGDPVRCAEGIGKEGLKHHIEPDPKWICADVKGSRIYSPNETVVEMSEELSGGEVGYVLERKIFDRELVNQAASYGVDVMVKTRATGLISENGYVRGIKAIYLGEEYNFYSNIVIGADGVESKIGRWGGIDTSLKPSDIEVCAQYLIGNIDTDLNFCHFYLGNEIAPSGYIWVFPKGEKLANVGIGILGSRSGKYRAIDLLSDFVKQKFPEGKILELDVGGVPVSGTIDQTIADGLMLVGDAARQSDPITGGGLVNAMDAGEIAGNVAYEAISANDVSTKMLQRYESRWRKTIGQDIDNDLIVKNKFVEFTDEQLNTFAHSLQNVNFNTMNLKELLYVLFKANKRLLWDLRVLFKEYTKYNKKSQWESEIKS, from the coding sequence ATGAAAAACCAATATGATGTTATTGTTGTAGGAGCAGGTCCAGGTGGGTCTATAGCAGCAAAAACCGCTGCAAAAAACGGTCTTGATGTACTGCTGATTGAAAAACGCCAGGAAATCGGTGACCCTGTTAGATGTGCTGAAGGGATAGGTAAAGAAGGATTGAAGCATCATATTGAACCAGACCCAAAATGGATATGTGCTGATGTTAAAGGTTCAAGGATATATTCACCAAACGAAACAGTTGTTGAAATGTCTGAAGAACTTTCCGGCGGAGAAGTTGGATATGTACTGGAAAGGAAAATCTTTGACAGAGAACTTGTAAACCAGGCTGCTTCATATGGTGTAGATGTCATGGTCAAGACAAGAGCAACCGGGCTTATAAGTGAAAATGGATATGTCCGCGGAATAAAAGCCATTTATCTTGGTGAAGAATATAATTTTTATTCAAATATTGTAATCGGCGCTGACGGAGTTGAATCAAAAATAGGCAGATGGGGAGGTATTGATACCTCACTAAAACCATCCGATATAGAAGTCTGTGCACAGTATCTGATTGGAAATATTGATACAGACCTTAATTTCTGTCATTTCTATCTTGGAAATGAAATCGCACCTTCAGGTTATATATGGGTATTCCCAAAAGGCGAAAAACTGGCAAATGTAGGAATAGGAATACTGGGGAGCCGTTCTGGTAAATACAGAGCTATAGATTTGCTTTCGGATTTTGTCAAGCAGAAATTCCCCGAAGGAAAAATACTTGAGCTTGATGTGGGCGGCGTACCAGTAAGCGGTACAATAGACCAAACCATTGCTGATGGACTTATGCTTGTAGGCGATGCTGCACGTCAATCCGATCCGATCACAGGTGGAGGACTGGTTAATGCAATGGATGCTGGTGAAATTGCAGGAAATGTTGCCTATGAGGCGATTTCTGCAAACGATGTATCCACAAAAATGCTGCAGAGATATGAATCACGATGGCGTAAAACAATTGGTCAAGATATTGACAATGATTTGATTGTGAAAAATAAATTTGTCGAATTTACAGACGAGCAACTAAATACTTTTGCACACTCACTTCAAAATGTTAATTTCAACACCATGAACCTAAAAGAACTTTTATATGTATTATTCAAGGCTAATAAAAGGCTTCTTTGGGACTTGAGAGTGCTGTTTAAAGAATATACAAAGTATAACAAAAAATCTCAATGGGAATCAGAAATAAAATCTTAA
- a CDS encoding amino acid kinase family protein, whose protein sequence is MNIVLKLGGSLMDNITEIVNHVIEYINTTSEEMKSVVIVPGGGIFADCVRDISKKYHISNDASHWIAIASMEQYAYYIIDKTGLESIDTLSELYSGIMVLKPYQYLKNNDELPHGWNVTSDTIGAWIAKKLDASFVKITDVDGIFKEQSLVSEINASDIDKSGLSCTDKYMPEFLKDNRMNCYIVNGYHPERITAALRNKPVTGTYIKGNI, encoded by the coding sequence ATGAATATTGTTTTAAAATTAGGCGGCAGTTTGATGGACAACATCACTGAAATTGTAAATCATGTGATTGAATACATCAACACTACCTCCGAAGAGATGAAATCTGTTGTTATTGTTCCCGGAGGAGGTATTTTTGCTGATTGTGTCAGGGATATCAGTAAAAAATACCATATAAGCAATGATGCCTCTCATTGGATAGCAATCGCAAGTATGGAACAGTATGCCTATTACATTATTGATAAAACAGGATTGGAAAGTATAGATACATTATCAGAATTATATTCTGGAATAATGGTATTAAAGCCGTATCAGTATTTAAAAAATAACGATGAACTTCCACACGGATGGAATGTTACTTCTGACACTATTGGAGCATGGATAGCAAAAAAACTTGATGCTTCATTCGTAAAGATCACTGATGTAGACGGGATATTTAAAGAACAATCTCTTGTATCAGAAATTAATGCATCAGATATTGACAAATCAGGTCTGTCCTGTACAGATAAGTACATGCCAGAATTTTTAAAAGATAACCGTATGAATTGTTATATTGTAAACGGTTACCATCCAGAAAGAATCACTGCCGCACTAAGGAATAAACCGGTGACTGGAACTTACATCAAGGGGAATATTTAA